TCAAAGAGGAACAGTACATCGGTGGTGTGGAActattttggtttaaaaaaagaagatgctGCGCAGCGTCAGGTGTTGTGCAGAGCATGCTGTGCTCCCGTTGCTACTTCCCGGGGTAACACTACAAACTTGTTCCAGCAAATACCACAAATCAATGTATGACAGTTGTAAGGCCAAAATGCCGAGGACCATTGCGCCAGACAAGCCAAGTGCCTCAAGACAGGGATCACTGACCAAAATGTTTGAAAGTGTCACTCCATATGAACGCAATTCAAAACGGCACGGGGAAACCACTCAGGCAATAACCGAGTTCATAGCCAAAGAAATGATGCCTCTCAGCACAATGACGAAGCCTGGGTTTATGGCATTGATAAATACACTTGATAAATGGTACAGTATACCCTCCCGTACATACTTTAGTCAGACTGCCATACCAGAGCTGTACAAAAAGTGCAAAGAGAAAGTCGCCGCGGAGCTTAAAACGGTGGAGTTTTTTGCTACCACTACTGACATGTGGTCAAGCCGTACAGCTGAGCCTTACCAGAGTCTTACAGTCCATTTTATTGATGAAGATTTCAACCTCAGAGCTCACTGCCTACAAACTACCTACTTCCCAGACGACCACACAGGGGAAAATATTGCAGCCGGCCTGAGAGAGGGGCTTGTCAGCTGGGATCTCCACAAGGAGAAACACCTCTGCATCATGACGGACAACGCGTCAAATATGGTGCTGGCTGCACGGCTTAATGAATGGACGAGGCTCCAGTGTTTTGGGCACAGATTACATCTTGCCATTGGTAAGTTATCAtgtcgcgtgtgtgtgtgtgtgtgcaaaagaGAGAGCGATGCGTTGATTAATAATCAGGAAGCtgaatatacaaatatataaattatgTTGAGTTGTGGAAAGCGGATGGGAATCAAAAAAATTCATACCTCCTCCCACCCCTTTTCTAATATGTAAATTGAAAtattatgttttgattttatgtgcttatatgtctgtctgtggtgGAATGCCGACctgcatttattttctgtttttgtttgtttttcacatgttcgaaatgaacacacacacacaaactgtttgtgttgtgtgtgtgtgtgtgtgtgtgtgtgtgtgtgtgtgtgtgtgtgtgtgtgtgtgtgtgtgagagagagagagagagagagcgagagtgagagagagagagagagagaggggtatgGATGTGTGCATTTCAGAATTACAGAGAATGAAGTGTGTGTAATACActactttttatttctttcagaaAATGCACTCAAGGATGACAGAGTGTCAAGGGCAACAGCACTGTGCAGGAAGCTGGTGGGGCACTTTTCCCACAGTTGGAAGAAGAAGGCAGCAGTAACAGAGGCACAGAGGGAGCTCAAACTCCCTGAGCACAACCTCATAACTGAGTGCCCAACAAGATGGGGATCTAAAGAAATGATGATTGCCAGAGTGCTTGAACAGGCCAAAGCCATTTCTCAGGTATTGTCTGGTGATCGATATGCACGCTCCCTCATCCCAACCTGGCAGGATATTGACGTGTTGGAGTCAATTCACAAGGCACTGCATCCTCTACTGGAATTTACTGATGCTCTTTCTGGAGAGGAGTATGTGAGCATCTCCTACCTCAAGCCAGTACTCCACCTTTTTGCCACATCAGTCCTGGCTGAAGATGCTGAGGGAACCGACCTGACTAAATCAATAAAAACCAAAGTCCTAGCATACCTCAATAACAAATATGGAGACCCAAACATCCAGGACCTTTTGGATGTTGCCTGTTTCCTGGACCCTAGGTTCAAAATTCAGTACATCAGTACTGACAACATCCCTGCTATCAAGACCCGACTGAAGACAGAGATGGTAGACTTAGCACAACGTACATATCATCGGGTAAATGATAATTAAGTATTTCACAAAAATACAATCTTTCTGTAAAATCTAATTCGAAAACTaatggctgtttttttcatCTAATAGGAGAGGAGGTCTCGTACTGAAACTGTTCAGATACCTCAAAGTGCACAGCCATTGGGGGAAAAGGCGAAGAGGTCTCTTGGCAGTTTTTTCAAGACCAGCGCAGCCTCTCCTTCTTTGCCTGTGAAACTTGAAGATGTCGCAGAGGCAGAGGTAAACAATTACCTGATGATTCCTGCCATCGATGGAGAAGATGATCCCTTGGCTTGGTGGAGGGTGCACAAGATCAGCTACCCACAGTTGGGCACCATGGCCCGCAAGTATCTTTGTGTACCTGCCACAAGCGCTCCCTCAGAGCGTCTTTTTAGCACAGGAGGGAATATTGTGACTTGCACTCGCTCATCCTCGAAGCCAGCAAAAGTCAATATGCTGGTTTTCTTAGCAAAAAACCTGTGAGCCTCTGAGAACAAAACTGTTGGATCATTATGGCTGGCAGTGCCATACTCATAGTGAACTTTAGTCTGTGTGGTGTGTTATTGTTGTGTACTTGAGATAAGTGAGGTTGATCTATATTATActattcaaattgttttttattgtctaattaaaattaaaattaattgtCTAAAAgtgcatttctctgtttttatttataacttTATTTACTTTGATTTTACAATATATTTTCAAAGTAGTAGAGGCAAATTCTATGTTTCAGCTATGTGAAATGTAACTGACTTGGGAGCAGTAAGATGCACataattttaaataatttttttcttaaGAATGTACATTTTGCACACAGTGTTTACAAAGTGTATGCCTTTGTTTAAATTACTTAAATGCACATTGGCAAAGCCACAGATGTTTCTGTAATGAgcagttaaataaaaatgtcatttatttcaAGTCATACGTCTATTAATTTAATTCTAACAAATAGGCCCAGCCTATGGGAAAGAACATTTTACACTAAATGACATTTAGTAGATGTATCTAATATTGCGTTGGTCATGGGGTTAGGGTTATCATTCAGTATGTTTTGTTGGGAAAAAAGAggataaaatagaaaaaaaattgcataTTAAATCCCAATTGCAAtattgggggggaaaaaaatcgcAATTAGATTATTTTCCCAAATCGTTCAGCCCTAGATTACACCCAGGTTTGTCGTAGTAGATGAAGGCGATACTGTGATGTCCTCGACAGTGACAgacaggtccatgtgagggCAGTCTTTCCCCGGGATGAAGAGGAATTCAGTTTTATGAAGGTTGAGCTTGAGCTGGTGCACAGTTGTCCAAGCTGAGATGACTGCCTGACATTCCCAGATGCGTGTTTCAACGCGAGTGTCAGAGAAGGATGGGGAAAAGAGAGGTTAGATGTTGTCTGCGTAACCGTAGTAAGAGAATCCATGCAAGGTGATTGCagagcctagtgatctagtACATAGTGAAAATAGAAGTGGCACACAATATGTCGATGTATGTTGACGTGATGACGCGGAGGATGTTAAAAGTACAACTGCCATGCTCGAGCACTTGAAGTGGAAGCATCTCGGGGCAGCGGGATTCACGTTGGAATCCATGGTGTGGTGAAACACTGCGCTGTGTGGAAATGTCACTCcatggtctgtgtgtgtaatgtgttggGTACCTAACCACTGATTAGTTTGCCAAAAGACAAAGCTGCTATGCTGTTATGCTGGTCCTTCTGATGATCGTTTGTCCTCATCGACAGATTAAAAATAATAGTAAACAACCAGGATGAGGCAGATCATCAGGGGGCATAATTCCCTGTAGCGCATACTTTGTCATATTTGTTTGGTGATAACTGaataaaatactgaaatatgAAGGACAAGTTTTAAAATCTTGTTTTGGGTAAATTCATTGTTATATCAATCGAGTCATAAAAAATAATAGTTAGATTAAGCAAATCGGTCCAttagaagagaaacagaaaaaagacaggCAAAACCCCTTGAGCCTGTTGCTGTAGTTACCACAATTCAACCCATTTAGCATGGTTTCTGTTATTCCTTCCCTTCGACCAGTCTCTTGACCAAtgccatttgcaactttttaatcagacattttcttaattatttggcTATATTAGCAAGagtggttttaaaaaaatggtttgtatATCAACATCATCAACGCGGTTTTCCTTTATTAATGATGACTTCAGACTACTGCTATCTAGTGGCATGGAGTGTTATTTCCTCTCTCGCGAGCGCTGAACATTCGGCCGACAGCTGTCATCTTTGCTGTGTGTTGAAGAAACAGGCAATATGAAATGACGTAAAGCAACATAACAATCCAcctttgttgctactttgttgCTTTGATGTCAGTTTGGCGTGTTTGGTataactagtgcattgcccgtaggaattatgtatttctattgaaaagtgggaggttaagtagctgtttcatggatggccaaatgaggctgtgtttgaaggtgggacgtcagcacaacctcacatgtgtgactgtacagttattttttcattttgacatactgtattaacacaattggacctaaaatcacataaaacataaaatcagagtaggaaaaagttagattatTTACTGTGagaaccacaaatatgtttaacgaaccatttttattacttataatgcaaatataaattgtttgctaaatttgtgcataagtgtttgaaatttacaaagttatattaaccatttacatttaaatgcaggcaatgcctcaggctcaggtctgcctgagctcctccagctcaatggagagctgcactgcctgctcctcagcagtctcctcattgttttactcacaacacaaaaaaacgactacactacacactaaatacactacaccaaacactacataacacaccaactatacactccaaacacgctatatttCACAAATCTCTCAATTCTCAAAACTTGCGATCTCTAttgcggacactttcgtgacaaaagcccgatTTAACCGTTTCTTCCCGCACCAGAC
The sequence above is drawn from the Sparus aurata chromosome 21, fSpaAur1.1, whole genome shotgun sequence genome and encodes:
- the LOC115572426 gene encoding zinc finger BED domain-containing protein 1-like; translation: MVLAARLNEWTRLQCFGHRLHLAIENALKDDRVSRATALCRKLVGHFSHSWKKKAAVTEAQRELKLPEHNLITECPTRWGSKEMMIARVLEQAKAISQVLSGDRYARSLIPTWQDIDVLESIHKALHPLLEFTDALSGEEYVSISYLKPVLHLFATSVLAEDAEGTDLTKSIKTKVLAYLNNKYGDPNIQDLLDVACFLDPRFKIQYISTDNIPAIKTRLKTEMVDLAQRTYHRERRSRTETVQIPQSAQPLGEKAKRSLGSFFKTSAASPSLPVKLEDVAEAEVNNYLMIPAIDGEDDPLAWWRVHKISYPQLGTMARKYLCVPATSAPSERLFSTGGNIVTCTRSSSKPAKVNMLVFLAKNL